In Bacteroides cellulosilyticus, the genomic stretch GAGCGGGCCTTTCAAGAACCGCAACTGGCTGTTTCGTACCTATTCCTATTTGCAATATAGGAATCAGAACGGGTATACCACTCAGAACAAAGAAGAGCCGATGAAGAGTTCCGTGCAGCATCTTACGGCGCGTGAACGCCTGCAATTTACTTTTCGTACCCGGCAACTCGAACTGAGTGCGCGTGGAGAAGTGCTGTATAATAATTCGTATAATAACGTGAAAGATATGCGCACAGAAACGTTCGACTATCAACTTGGAGGAGACTTGCAGTATTATCTCCCCTGGGGATTCGAGTACAGCAGTGATCTCACATATTTTCTTCGTACCGGATATGGATACGACAGCAGTGGACGGAAGAACCTGATATGGAACTGCCAACTGTCGAAAGCTTTCTTGAAAAAGAAACAACTATTACTTCGTTTTAAGTTTTATGATATTCTTCGCCAGGAGATTTCCATGGTACGCACCATTTCGGCTACTGCCATACGTGATGCGGACTACAATGTATTGGGACGTTATTTTATGGTGCACACTATCCTGCGATTGAATATGATGGGGAAAAAGTAAAAAACGCAAAGTGTGGAAACTTCAACAGGGTTAATTTGTTGTAGATACTCAAATTAATAAAAGAAAACTCTGAGGAATGTTTCAAAGGTTCAAAAACTTTAGAAAACTGAGGAAGTGGTATGTTGTGAAACTGAAACTGGTTGATGCCCGCCTGTATTTCGTCAGCATCTTCGTAGGATTGCTGACGGGGTTGGTGGCTGTTCCCTATCATTATTGCCTATATTATTTCTTTAACTTGCGAAGTGAGTTTTTTGCTTCCCGTCCAGAGTGGTACTGGCATATTCCTCTTTTTCTTTTCTTTTGGGCGGTACTGATATTCGTATCCTGGCTGGTAATGAAAATGCCGCTTATCACCGGAGGAGGTATTCCTCAAACGCGTGCTGCCATCAACGGGCGCATCACTTATAAGCATCCTTTCATAGAGTTGGTTTCTAAGTTCTTCGGCGGTATTCTTTCGGTCTCGGCCGGATTATCGCTGGGACGTGAAGGGCCTTCCGTACAAATAGGTTCGTATGTGGGATGCCTTGTGGCACGCTGGACACATATTCTACGTGGTGAACGAAAGCAATTGCTTGCTGCCGGTGCCGGTGCCGGCCTTGCGGCTGCGTTTGCGGCGCCGCTGGCTTCTTCATTGCTTGTCATCGAATCCATCGAACGTTTTGATGCTCCCAAAACCGCTATTACTACCCTGCTGGCCGGTGTAGTGGCCGGTGCGGTGGCAAGCATGGTTTTTCCGGTAAATTCTTATCATTTGATACAAGTGGCCGAGCCCGGTTTTTCTTTTGGAGTCCAGGTGAAGTACTTTCTGTTACTTGCAGTGATTATTTCTGTTTGCGGAAAATTGTATTCCATGATGATGGTCTCTTTCAAACGGGTGTATGCAACGGTGAAATCTTCGGTATATATGAAGATGTTCTATCTGTTGCTGGTCGCTTATATTATTTCCTTTATGCAGGTCAACCTGACGGGTGGGGGAGAACAGTTTCTTTTGGAGCAGGCGCAATCCGGAAGCCATGCACAAATTATGTGGGTAACGGCAATGATGCTGTTGCATTTCGGTTTTTCTGTTATCTGCGTTTCATCCGGTTTGCCGGGTGGAAGTTTTATTCCTACACTGGTCACCGGTGGATTACTGGGGCAGATTGTTGGTTTGTTGGGAGTGGAATATGGGGTTATTGAGCCGGAGAATGTCAGTTATGTAATGTTGATTTCAATGTCTGCTTTCCTGGTGGCTGTGATACGTACACCTTTGACGGCTATCGTATTGATTACCGAGATAACAGGACATTTTGAGGTGTTCTACCCATCGGTGGTAGTGGGTGGATTGACTTATTATTTTACGGAACTTCTTCAGATAAGGCCTTTCAATGTGACGCTTTATGAGGATATGATCAATACTCCTGCTTTTCAGGAACAGACAAGGTATAAACTGTCCATAGAAGTGATGACGGGTTCATATATGGATGGTAAACTTGTAGACGAACTTTCTTTGCCTGAAAACTGTGCCATTATCAATGTACACCGGGATGGTAAAGACGCAAAGCCCCCCGGAATACGGTTGATTCCGGGGGACCAGATTGATATTGAATTGGATGCGCAGGATATTGAAAAACTCTATGAGCCGCTCGTCAGCCTGGCAAACATTTATTGATATGGATGAGGTATCCTTATGCCAGACTGCCTATTTCATCCAGATTCTTCTGAATATCCTGATCAGTCAGCTCGTAGTTTACGAGGTCACCGGAGAGATATTTATCGTATGAAGCCATGTCAATCAATCCGTGACCGGAGAGGTTGAACAGGATTACTTTCTCTTCACCTGTTTCCTTGCATTTGTTTGCTTCGCGGATGGCGGCGGCAATAGCGTGGCAAGATTCCGGTGCGGGAATGATACCTTCAGCTTGGGCAAACAAACAGCCGGCCTCAAATGATTCCAGTTGCTTGATGTCTACAGCTTCCATCAGACCGTCTTTCAATAGTTGAGAAACGATGACGCCTGCACCGTGGTAACGCAATCCACCTGCATGAATATTAGCGGGAGCAAAGTTATGTCCCAGCGTGTACATAGGCAGTAGCGGAGTGTATCCTGCTTCGTCACCGAAATCATATTGGAATTTACCGCGTGTCAGTTTCGGGCAAGAAGCCGGTTCGGCAGCAATGAAACGTGTTTGCTTACCTTCCAGAATCTTGTGGCGCATAAATGGGAATGCGATACCACCGAAGTTAGAGCCACCACCAAAACAAGCAATTACCATATCAGGATACTCTCCCGCCATTTCCATCTGTTTTTCGGCTTCCAGACCGATT encodes the following:
- a CDS encoding ClC family H(+)/Cl(-) exchange transporter — translated: MFQRFKNFRKLRKWYVVKLKLVDARLYFVSIFVGLLTGLVAVPYHYCLYYFFNLRSEFFASRPEWYWHIPLFLFFWAVLIFVSWLVMKMPLITGGGIPQTRAAINGRITYKHPFIELVSKFFGGILSVSAGLSLGREGPSVQIGSYVGCLVARWTHILRGERKQLLAAGAGAGLAAAFAAPLASSLLVIESIERFDAPKTAITTLLAGVVAGAVASMVFPVNSYHLIQVAEPGFSFGVQVKYFLLLAVIISVCGKLYSMMMVSFKRVYATVKSSVYMKMFYLLLVAYIISFMQVNLTGGGEQFLLEQAQSGSHAQIMWVTAMMLLHFGFSVICVSSGLPGGSFIPTLVTGGLLGQIVGLLGVEYGVIEPENVSYVMLISMSAFLVAVIRTPLTAIVLITEITGHFEVFYPSVVVGGLTYYFTELLQIRPFNVTLYEDMINTPAFQEQTRYKLSIEVMTGSYMDGKLVDELSLPENCAIINVHRDGKDAKPPGIRLIPGDQIDIELDAQDIEKLYEPLVSLANIY